In Candidatus Zixiibacteriota bacterium, the genomic window AGTGCGATGCAAAGAAGAAATTACCAGAGGAGATCTATGGTATTTGGGAAGGCGTCAAGATGATAAGAGAGGAACTATTCGGAGATCATATGATAACATCGTGTAGTAAGTTGAGGGAGTCTTATAGGTCCTTTTTTGACATAGATCCCTTTGATATCAATACTTATTCGAAGTCACGCCTGAAGAGTCATGTCCAGCCGGTAATATCTGTTTTGAAATCGCTCGAGTCGAATCTTGATAAGATTCTGGAAGCAATTGACACTAAGAAGATATTGTTGGAAAGCGAATTCGGTGGAGTGGTGTCCTGTTCTTCACTTACTGGAGCAGACTTCGGTGAGGTGTATAGAAAGTTCATGCTATTTCCATTTCGTGTTAAGGTCGATACACCTAAATTGGTTGGTGATATATCATTGCTAAAGAGCATGCTCCAATTTCCAGAGGACCTCGCGATGAAACGGAAGCGAGACGTCGATGAATTTCGTAAATTGGTATCACGGATTATCCGAGGCTGCTCAAATGTTAACAATTCCCGGGAAAATTATTGGTGCGTGGAGATGAAACCGACGGACACTGATAAGAATGGCCTCGAAAGAAGATTGGTTTTGTTGATACTACTTCTGGCATTGGGTTATACAGACCTAGTAGTGCACGGTAGCCAAAGAATGCTTTCATTGAAAGTGAAGGAGTTCCCTTTTAAGAAAGAATTCCGAGTCATTCATGCGCAGGCCAGAATCAGGCAGGTGTTCGAAATGCGACAGGAACTTGAGAAGTCACTGAAGCAGAAGCCCTCAGATGAAGAAGTAGTTCAGGCTAGGAGGAAGATCATTCGCGATCTTGTATCATTAGTAGAAGGATGGATAAATGAAGACACCATATCTGAAGGAGAAATCGACGAACGGCTTTTGCATATTTCGGCATTCGCGGTTGGGACTTTGGCAAGACATGGATGGCTATCTGGGGATGTTGGACAAGCATGGGTCATCGAACGATGCAAGAAGGTCTTGCGCGCTTTAGATTCCAGGACGAACAGAGACCATGTTATAATGGAAGATGATATGCATTTGAAAGGAACGGTACTAGCGAATCTTGCCTACTATATGTCGATCGAGTGCAATGACACGAACGCTCTGAGTGAAGCTGCCGCTCTTTATGAATCGAACATAAACCCTTTGGAAGAGAAACAGTTCACAGGCATGTGCATGCACAACAAGGGGTATGTATATTACAGAAGAATGCTCCTTTCAAAAGACAAAGCCGAACTTGATAGATTTTACAGTGAATGCACAAGATGTTATATCGCCTCTACCGAACGGTATTTCCGTAGTGTGCCTGAGTGGAGCAATATTAACGAAGACTTCGAGACACTAAAGGCCGACTACTCCCGAATGGTGGCCAAGTTTAGGAGACAAGCTGAATTGGAAAGGCGTGTTGATTACTGAAAGCATACAGAATGCTATATCATTGTGTCATAACTATGATCGACAATATTACTTGGGATTAGAACAGTAGTTGAAATTGGTACACTATTCTTGAGAACACTGTATGTCACATTCCTAAGGCATCGTTTTTCTAAGTGCAACTGAAACCCGTCAAGACACCCCTAAATCTACAAAGGATTTCCCCGATTGTTGGAGCAGTTACGGTTTGTAGAGCTGATTTGAGATGGTACTCCGCATCATCAGAATACATGCGACATATGCTCGATGCCTGTTGCAGGATATTGAGTCTCAATATATCCGTGACCACAGCTTCACGGATTTGAGTGTTTGATGCCGACATTTCGAGTGAAGGATATCTTCCGCAAGCCCTTAGCATACTGTCACAGTAAATTATTAGTGGGAGAGACATAACACCAGATCTAATATCATCAGATGCGCACTTACCATGGGAAGTGGTAAAGTCAATGATATCATTGTATATCTGGTAGGCAATACCGAAGTAGTCCGCAAATTGCATCAACTCGCTGATAGCACTCTCGCAAGCCTGTCCGAATATTGCCCCAATGAAGACTGAGAGACTGATTAAGGAGGATGTCTTCAATGAGGCTATCTTGTAGTATTTCAGTTGGTCCATTCTAACATCAAAGAGATGCTGCAATTCCGCAATCTGGCCCTCTTGTACCCTCATACTTGCAGATGCGAATGCCTCGATTAGAGGGATACGAAATGATTCAGGTACGTCTCTCGATTCGGCCAATCTTTGAAATACAAAGGCATGCTGGTAATCTCCGTAGAGGATAGCTAGATCCTTGGAGTATTGCTTCCACAATGTATCTTGTCCACGACGCATTGGACTGTTGTCAACAACGTCGTCGTGAATCAATGTAAATGTGTGTAACGACTCAAGACACTCTAGAATTTCACTTGGTATTGCAGTTCCTGGGCTGAGAACAGCGGCTATTTCGCGAGCAATTAGTGTTCTGTATCCTTTGCCTGCTTTCCTACGGACATAGTCACTCATCTGATTCACGAGTTCAATCTCTGATTCACAAGAATGTTCGTCACGTGCAGACCAGGTTGGAGATGTGTGACTATGTGTTGAGAGCATCATATATAAGTTATCGGCAACGATGGTTCATTTATTAGTTGAATGGAGCATGACTTAAAGGGCATTGGAGAGTGATATATCTTGAGTGTCCGCCATGGTCATCATTATGGAAGTCTGAGCGCCCGATTGAACTGTGCGAACATTGGATTTGGAGTTTCCAGTTCCTTGGTCATTAATACCTGAGCAATCAAGCATATAAATATCTTTCGGTCTCACACCCCCACTTTCTCTATACTCTTCCTCAAGTGCTCCTGCGTCTGATGAGTATAAATCATTGTGGTTTCGATGTCTTTGTGACCGAGAATCTTGCCCATAGTTGCTGGGTCGACTCCATTCATCTGCATCAAGCTGTTGAAGGTATGCCTCAAATCATGAACTCTGGTTAAGCCTTTGATTCCTGCCAGTTTTGCCACTTTGATCAATACTACTCTCAACCTATCAGGCTCCAATTGCTTGCCAGAAGCGGTCTTGAAAACATACCCCTCTTTATTGCCAAACCCACCCAGCAATTTGACCGATTTTTCATTAAGAAAGAATTCCCTGGAGTAACTCTTTGGTGTCCAATCTTCTTTAGGCCGGATCCTGATTAATCCTGTCTTAAGATCAACATCATCCCAAGTCAGATTGCATAACTCCCCAGACCTTAAGCCAGTATTGAGCAAGAACTGAAAAGCATCGTGATAGACTCTCATCGATTTGTCAGTCTTTGCCACTTCTTTGGCAGTCTTCAGAAGAAGTTTGCATTCTTCAATGGTAAGAACTCGAGCCTGTCTTGTCAGCTTCGCTCTTAAAGGCTTGACTTTCCGTGTTGGCACCAATGATATCAATCCTCTATCCTGAGCCCAAATCAGGGCCGATCTGATGACACTTACTTCATAATTGACTGTTTGCGGCAAAGGAAGCCTCTTGTGGAGATGATTCCCAGGCTTCTCATCATCAGATAAGGTCTTGAGTTCAATTGATTCCAAGCGTTTCTGCTGAAAATCTTCAATGGTCTCAGGTGTAATCTGTCTTAGGATCTTCAGATTACTATGAAAGATCCTCAAGAAGGCAATAAAGGCATTCAATGCGGCTCTATACCTCTTATGGCTATTAGGGGAGGTCCTTAGCCTGACATGGTCAAGGTACTCCTGAAAGAACTCGTCAATCCGCTTGTCGCGGCTGGAAATTCCCAATTTCTCAAGCCTTTCTGTCGCATTCAAAGCCTCAATTTTCTTCTTC contains:
- a CDS encoding tyrosine-type recombinase/integrase, coding for MASIQSKKTKAGVKIYYVVVSVKGRHKWIKAGTQADAKVLKKKIEALNATERLEKLGISSRDKRIDEFFQEYLDHVRLRTSPNSHKRYRAALNAFIAFLRIFHSNLKILRQITPETIEDFQQKRLESIELKTLSDDEKPGNHLHKRLPLPQTVNYEVSVIRSALIWAQDRGLISLVPTRKVKPLRAKLTRQARVLTIEECKLLLKTAKEVAKTDKSMRVYHDAFQFLLNTGLRSGELCNLTWDDVDLKTGLIRIRPKEDWTPKSYSREFFLNEKSVKLLGGFGNKEGYVFKTASGKQLEPDRLRVVLIKVAKLAGIKGLTRVHDLRHTFNSLMQMNGVDPATMGKILGHKDIETTMIYTHQTQEHLRKSIEKVGV
- a CDS encoding polyprenyl synthetase family protein, with protein sequence MMLSTHSHTSPTWSARDEHSCESEIELVNQMSDYVRRKAGKGYRTLIAREIAAVLSPGTAIPSEILECLESLHTFTLIHDDVVDNSPMRRGQDTLWKQYSKDLAILYGDYQHAFVFQRLAESRDVPESFRIPLIEAFASASMRVQEGQIAELQHLFDVRMDQLKYYKIASLKTSSLISLSVFIGAIFGQACESAISELMQFADYFGIAYQIYNDIIDFTTSHGKCASDDIRSGVMSLPLIIYCDSMLRACGRYPSLEMSASNTQIREAVVTDILRLNILQQASSICRMYSDDAEYHLKSALQTVTAPTIGEILCRFRGVLTGFSCT